A window of the Tachyglossus aculeatus isolate mTacAcu1 chromosome 2, mTacAcu1.pri, whole genome shotgun sequence genome harbors these coding sequences:
- the PEX3 gene encoding peroxisomal biogenesis factor 3 isoform X1 — translation MLRPLWNFLKRHKRKCLFLGTFLGGVYLLGKYGQKKIKEIQEREAAEYIAQARRQYHFESNQRTCNMTVLSMLPALRDALMQQLNSESLTALLKSRPSNKLEIWDDLKIISFTRSIAAVYSTCMLVVLLRVQLNIIGGYIYLDNAAVGKNGTMLLAPPDVQQQYLSSIHHLLGDGLTELITVVKQAVQKILGSVSLKHSMSLLDLEQKVKEIRKITEEQKPPSWVDTTGPKSLLCHYMMPDEETPLATQACGLTAGDVTTIKLLNETRDMLESPDFSTVLNTCLNRGFSRLLDNMAEFFKPTEQDLQRKDSMNSLSSVSLPLAKIIPIINGQVHAVCSETPSHFVQDLLMMEQVKDFAANVYEAFSTPQQLEK, via the exons ATGCTGCGGCCCCTGTGGAACTTCCTCAAGCGCCACAAGAGGAAATGTCTGTTCCTGGGCACGTTCCTCGGAG GAGTCTATTTACTGGGAAAGTATGGACAGAAGAAAATTAAAGAAATACAAGAAAGAGAGGCTGCCGAATATATTGCACAAGCAAGAAGACAATATCATTTTGAAAGCAACCAGAGAACTTGTAACATGACAG TGTTATCAATGCTTCCAGCATTGAGGGATGCCTTAATGCAACAACTAAATTCGGAGAGCCTCACAGCTCTGTTGAAAAGCAG ACCTTCAAACAAGTTAGAAATATGGGATGATCTGAAGATAATAA GTTTCACAAGAAGTATTGCAGCTGTGTATAGCACTTGTATGCTTGTGGTCCTTTTGCGAGTCCAGTTAAATATTATTGGAGGATACATCTACCTGGATAATGCAGCAGTTGGCAAGAATGGCACC atGCTTCTAGCACCTCCTGATGTTCAGCAGCAATATTTGTCAAGTATCCATCACCTTCTAGGAGACG GTCTAACCGAGTTAATAACTGTCGTTAAACAAGCGGTGCAGAAAATTTTGGGAAG tGTTTCCCTTAAACACTCTATGTCCCTGTTGGATTTGGAGCAGAAAGTAAAAGAAATCAGAAAGATAACAGAGGAACAGAAGCCTCCATCGTGGGTGGATACTACTGGACCCAAATCTCTGCTGTGTCATTATATGATGCCAGATGAAGAAACCCCATTAGCAACTCAG gcGTGTGGACTCACAGCAGGAGATGTTACTACTATTAAACTGCTAAATGAAACAAGAGACATGTTGGAAAG TCCAGATTTCAGTACAGTCTTGAACACTTGCTTAAACAGAGGTTTCAGTCGACTCCTAGATAATATGGCTGAGTTCTTTAAACCTACTGAACAGGACCTGCAACGGAAAGATTCCAtgaacag TCTCTCCAGTGTCAGCCTTCCTCTAGCTAAGATCATTCCAATAATAAATGGACAGGTCCATGCAGTATGTAGTGAAACACCTAGTCACTTTGTTCAG
- the PEX3 gene encoding peroxisomal biogenesis factor 3 isoform X2: MLRPLWNFLKRHKRKCLFLGTFLGGVYLLGKYGQKKIKEIQEREAAEYIAQARRQYHFESNQRTCNMTVLSMLPALRDALMQQLNSESLTALLKSRPSNKLEIWDDLKIISFTRSIAAVYSTCMLVVLLRVQLNIIGGYIYLDNAAVGKNGTMLLAPPDVQQQYLSSIHHLLGDGLTELITVVKQAVQKILGSVSLKHSMSLLDLEQKVKEIRKITEEQKPPSWVDTTGPKSLLCHYMMPDEETPLATQACGLTAGDVTTIKLLNETRDMLESPDFSTVLNTCLNRGFSRLLDNMAEFFKPTEQDLQRKDSMNSLSSVSLPLAKIIPIINGQVHAVCSETPSHFVQPPSIAYLGFSKL; the protein is encoded by the exons ATGCTGCGGCCCCTGTGGAACTTCCTCAAGCGCCACAAGAGGAAATGTCTGTTCCTGGGCACGTTCCTCGGAG GAGTCTATTTACTGGGAAAGTATGGACAGAAGAAAATTAAAGAAATACAAGAAAGAGAGGCTGCCGAATATATTGCACAAGCAAGAAGACAATATCATTTTGAAAGCAACCAGAGAACTTGTAACATGACAG TGTTATCAATGCTTCCAGCATTGAGGGATGCCTTAATGCAACAACTAAATTCGGAGAGCCTCACAGCTCTGTTGAAAAGCAG ACCTTCAAACAAGTTAGAAATATGGGATGATCTGAAGATAATAA GTTTCACAAGAAGTATTGCAGCTGTGTATAGCACTTGTATGCTTGTGGTCCTTTTGCGAGTCCAGTTAAATATTATTGGAGGATACATCTACCTGGATAATGCAGCAGTTGGCAAGAATGGCACC atGCTTCTAGCACCTCCTGATGTTCAGCAGCAATATTTGTCAAGTATCCATCACCTTCTAGGAGACG GTCTAACCGAGTTAATAACTGTCGTTAAACAAGCGGTGCAGAAAATTTTGGGAAG tGTTTCCCTTAAACACTCTATGTCCCTGTTGGATTTGGAGCAGAAAGTAAAAGAAATCAGAAAGATAACAGAGGAACAGAAGCCTCCATCGTGGGTGGATACTACTGGACCCAAATCTCTGCTGTGTCATTATATGATGCCAGATGAAGAAACCCCATTAGCAACTCAG gcGTGTGGACTCACAGCAGGAGATGTTACTACTATTAAACTGCTAAATGAAACAAGAGACATGTTGGAAAG TCCAGATTTCAGTACAGTCTTGAACACTTGCTTAAACAGAGGTTTCAGTCGACTCCTAGATAATATGGCTGAGTTCTTTAAACCTACTGAACAGGACCTGCAACGGAAAGATTCCAtgaacag TCTCTCCAGTGTCAGCCTTCCTCTAGCTAAGATCATTCCAATAATAAATGGACAGGTCCATGCAGTATGTAGTGAAACACCTAGTCACTTTGTTCAG